The DNA region TTCGGCGGCGCCGACGAAGCCGACCGGGCAGCCGATGATCGCCGCCGGCCGTGGGCAGGCGGGGTCCTTGAGCATGTTTAGCAGGTGAAACAGCGCCGTCGGCGCATTGCCGATGGCGACCACGGCGCCCGCAAGGTCGTCGCGCCACAGTTCCAGCGCCGCGGCGCTGCGGGTGTTGCCCATCGCCGCGGCCAGGTCCGGCACGCGCGGGTCCTGAAGCGTGCAGAGGACGCGGTTGCCGGCGGGCAGGCGCGGGCGGGTGATGCCCTCGCTGACCATGCGCGCATCGCAGAGGATCGGGGCGCCGGCCTCCAGCGCCTTGCGCGCTGCCTCGGCCATGCCGGGGGAAAACACCACGTCGCGCTCCAGCCCGACGAGGCCGGCGGCGTGGATCATGCGCACCACGACGGGCTCTTCTTCGGGCGAGAAGCGGGCCAGGTCGGCCTCGGCCCGGATGGTGGCGAAGGACTGGCGATAGATCGCGGCGCCGTCGGTTTCGTATCGATGCATGGTCGGGCCCTGGTTTTTCGCGGTCATGTCACGCGGAAGGGCGGCAAGCAAGCGCGGGATGTCCGCCAGGTCCAGCCGCGCCTGCGGCGGATCGCCCGCCCGCCCGTCGCGGATCAGGTCGAAGCGGTCCGTGCCGGCCGCGACCAGGGTGATCGCGGCGGTGCCGGGATGGGCGCAGCCCTTGGCGCAGCCGCTGAGATGCAGGGTCCGGGCGCCGGCCAGCGGCGCCAGCCGGCGGGCCAGGCTGCGGACATCGGCCAGCGCCTGCGGGCAGCCGGGGGCGCCGGTGCAGGCATCGATGCGCAGGAGCGGGTCCTGGGGGTCGAGGATGGCGCCCTCGACCGGCGGGCGGGTCGTCGCGCCCTCGATCAGCAGCGCCCGCCAGGGGGTCAGGCGCAGCGGGCCGAGCGTGGCGGCGGCGGTCAGCTGTTGCGGTGTGATCTGGCCGAAGGCGAAGCCCAGCAGCCAGCCGTTCGGGACAGGTCCGGGGCCGGGCGGCGCGCCGGGTGTCCGGTCGGCGCTGTCGCAGGGGTATTTGGAGAGCAAAGAAGCCGGAAGCGGTTCCGCGCCGGCGGGCGGTGCGGGTCTGCGGCGCAGGTGGTCGCGCATCCGCCCGCGCCCGTCTTGCACGCCGCCATGCAGGAACCAGCGCGCCAGGTCGAGGGCGCGGCTTGCGGCCTGGGTCGCGTCGCCGGCCGGGAGCGCCCAGTCCGCGCCGTCGGGTGCGACCAGCCAGCCGGTGCCTTGCGGGTGCAGGCGGATGTCGGCGGGGGTTGTGGCCAGCACCGGCGGGTCGGTCTCGACGGCGAAGCCGAACTTCCCCGGCACCTGCGGGGCGTCCGGGGCGGTCATTGCGGCGGCGATGGTCTCGGCCAGGTTCCAGGCGGCGCTGCCGGGGGCGGCGAAGGGCGAAAGGATCACGTTGCGCCGCGCCTCGGCCTCGGCGTCGGGGTCGATCAGGCCGATGCCCGCCAGGGCGGCGACGGTGGCGGCATGGCCGGCCGGGTCCAGCCCGCGCAATTGCAGGTTGGCGCGGCCGGTCAGGTCCATCAGCCCGTTGCCGTGCCGCGCCGAAAGCCCGGCGATCAGCCGCGCCTGGTCGGGTTCCAGCCGGCCGTTGCGCGCCCGGATGCGCAGCACCAGCCCGTCGCCCGAGCGCATCGGCCGCAGGGCGCCGGGGCACCAGCCCTTGACGGTGAAGCTCATGGCTTGAGCTCCGCCAGCACCGAGTTGCGGCGGCTGGTCCACAGCCCGGATTCGAGCAGCCGCGCGAACAGGGCGCGCATCGCCGCCAGCGCCTGGGGGTTTTCGCGTTGCATGAAGGCGACCAGTTCGGGCCGGGCCAGCGTGGCCTGGTGATAAAGGTCGAAGAGATGCCCCGGCACCACGCCGGCCAGGTTGGCGAAGGCGGCCATGTGGTCCAGCGTCGCCGCGATCTCGGCCGCGCCGCGGAAGCCGTGGCGCATCATGCCGTCGGCCCAACGCGGGTCGGCGGCGCGGGCGCGGGTGACGCGGGCGATTTCCTCGGTCAGCAGCCGGGCGCGGGGCCGGTCGGGGCGGGTGGCGTCGAGATGGTAGAGCGCGGGGGCAGGGGCGCCGATCCGAACCATGGCGGCGGCGAAGCCGGCCTCATGCGCGGCATAGTCGCCGGCCAGCAGCAGGTCGGATTCCGGCAGGTCCTGGGCATGGACGAAGGCGTCGGCCCCTGCCAGCCGGTCGCGGATCGCCTGCGGCCGATGCGCGATCGTGCCGTCGGCGGCGATGGCATGGGACGAGGCGGCGAGCCAGGCCTCGCCCGCCGCCTGCCGCGCCTCGTCGGTGAAGGTTTCGGCCAGTTCCGCGATGCCGAGCCCGTAGAGTCCGGGCTTGGGGCCGAAGACGCGGGGCGCGCGCGCCAGATAGGGATTGTCCGCCGCATCCTCGTCGCGGGCGGCGAGCGCTTCGGCCCCGGTCTCGAAGAGTTGCGCCAGGCCCGGGAAGATGTCGCGAAACAGGCCCGAGACCCGCAGCGTCACGTCGATGCGCGGCCGGCGGAGTTCGGCCAGCGGCAGGATCTCGATGCCGGCGACGCGGCCCGAGGCGGCATCCCAGCGCGGCGCCATGCCGGCAAGATGCAGCGCCATGGCGAATTCCTCGCCCGCGGTGCGCATGGTGGCGCTGCCCCACAGGTCCACGACCAGCCCCCGGGGCCAGTCGCCGTGATCCTGAAGATGGCGGCGCAGCAGTTCCTCGGCCAGCTTCACGCCCTGGGTATGGGCATTGCGCGAGGGCACGGCGCGCGGGTCCACGGTGAAGAGATTGCGCCCCGTGGGCAGCACGTCCCGACGTCCGCGTGCCGGAGAGCCCGAGGGGCCGGGCGCGACATGGCGCCCCGCCAGGGCGCGGGCCAGGCCCTCGGCCTCGCCGGGGACGGTGCCGTAGACATGCAGCCCGTCGCCGAAGCGGCTGTCCTTGAGATCGCAGAGAAAGCGGTCGATCAGCGGGATCGCCTCGGAGGGCGCGGCGTCGGGGGGCAGGCCGAGGTCGGCCTCGACGCCGGCGGCGCGGGCCTCGTCGCGGATCGCGCCGATCAGGCGGTCGCGGCGGCGCGGGTCCAGCCCGTCGGCGGTGGAATATTCGTCCAGCAGCCGTTCCAGATGCGCCAGGTTTTCGGGAACGGCGGCATCGACCAGCGGCGGCGGCAGGTGGCCCAGCGTCACCGCCGACAGCCGGCGCTTGGCCTGCGCGGCCTCGCCAGGGTCGTTGACGATGAAGGGATAGATCACCGGCAGATCGCCCAGCAGCGCCTGCGGCCAGCATTCCCCAGAAAGCGCCACCGACTTGCCGGGCAGCCATTCCAGCGTGCCATGCGCGCCCATGTGGACCAGCGCCTGGGCCTGGGTCCGAAGCCACAGGTAGAAGGCGACATAGTCGTGGCATGGGGTGCGGGAGAGGTCATGGTAGTCGTCGCTGCGGGTCGCGACCGCGCCGCGCTCGGGCTGCAGGGCGATGAGGTCGGGGCCCTGGCGGATGGCGGCGAAGCGGAAGCCCTGGGCCGGCGGCTCGCCCCAGGCGGCGTGCAGGTCGTCGCGCAGGGGGGCCGGCAGCGCGGCCAGCGCGCGCAGGTAGTCGGCCAGTGGCCAGTGCAGCCGCTCGGCCAGCAGGCGGCGGCCCAGGTCGGCGTGGCCGATCCCCAGCATCGCGCCCGCCGAGGCCAGCGCGTCCAGTCCCACCGCATGGGCCAGCTGATGCGCCTTGCCGGGATAGGTGGACAGCACCACCGCCCGCCGCGCCGCCGGCAGCGCCAGCCGCGCCTTGATCCGCGCCACCGCCGCCGCGATCAGCGCCGCGTCGGGGGCATGGACCAGGCGCGCGCATTGCAGGTCGGGGTCGCGGGGCTGCGGCTCCTTGAAGCTGACGGCGCCCAGGAAGATGCGGCCGTCGACCTCGGGCAGCACCACATGCATGGCGAGGTCGGCGGCCGAAAGGCCGCGGTCCTCGGCGGCCCAAAGCGCGCGGGGCGCGGTGGACAGCGCCGCCTGGAACACCGGGCAATCGGCGCCGTCGAAGGGGGTGGCCCCGGCATCGTCCCGGGCGGAAAAGGCGGTCAGGTTCACGACCGCCGCCACGCCCGGCAGGTGCGGGGCGAGGAAATCCGCGACACCGGCGGCCTTCAGCGAGGGCGCGAACACGCCGGTCGCGGGCAGGCCGGCGTCGCGCAGCGCCCGGATCAGCGCATCGACCGGGCCGAGGTCGGCCGCGGTCAGATAGCTGCGATAGAAGCTGACCAGCAGCCCGGGGATGGGGCGGTCGATCACGCCGCGGTCGGGGTCGTAGAAGCCGAAGGCGGGGATGGCGGCCTGGCCCTCGACCGCGGCGGCGGGCAGGCCGGCGGCGCGGGCCAGCTCGGCCAGCGCCATCTGCGCGGCCACCGCCCCGCCTTCGTCGCAGAGCGCCGTGAGCCGGTGCAGCATGGGCGGCGGCAGCGTGGACAGCCGCTCCAGGGCCGGGTCGGGGCGGCCGTCGGCGGGCAGGAAGGCCAGCGCGATGCCGCGCCGCCGGGCCAGGTCCTGAAGACTGGCGGCGCCATAGGGCCAATAGGCCTCGCCGCCGATCAGCCGGACCAGCACGGCACGGGCGCCGGACAGCGTCGTCTCGCAATACTGGTCGACCGAGACCGGGTGGCGCAGCGCCGACAGGTTGCACAGCCGCAGCGACGGCAGGCCGCCGGCGGCGCGGTGCCAGCCCGCCGCGAAGGCGCCGAGGTCGCTGTCGCTATAGGACAGCACCACCAGATCGGCGGGGCTCTGGCCGGGGTCGGTCGGAACCTCGGCATCCTCGAGCCCGCGGCTTTCGCGGAAGACGACGTGCAAACCGGACCCCTTTTAGCCGTGCAGAACCTCGCGGATGGCGGCTTCGTCAATATCGTCGTGCTCGGCGATCACCACAAGCCGCGACAGCCGCGGCTGATCGCCCCACGGCCGGTCGAACTGATGCCGCACCCGTTCGCCCACCGCCTGCACCAGCAGGCGCATCGGCTTGCCGGCGACGGCGACATGGCCCTTGACGCGCAGGACGTTCCGTTCGCGCGCCAGCCGCTCGATCCGCGCCACCAGATCGGCGGGATCGGCGATCTCGGGCAGCTCGATCACCACCGAATCGAAATCGTCGTGTTCGTGGTCGTCGGCGCCGTCGTGGTGGCTGGGGCGGGCGTCGAGGTCGTCCTCGGCCGCGGCGCCCAGGCCCAGGATCACGCGCGGGTCGATCACGCCGTCGGTCAGGGGCAGAATCGGCAGCTTGCGCGGCGCCTCGGCCTCGATCGCGGCGCGGGCAGCGGCAAGGCCCGCCTCGCCGGCCAGGTCGGCCTTGGACAGCAGCACGATGTCGGCGCAGGCGATCTGGTCCTCGAACACCTCGGACAGGGGCGTTTCATGGTCCAGGCTGTCGTCCGCGGCGCGCTGGGCCTCGACGGCGGCTTCGTCGGGGGCGAAGCGGCCGGCGGCCACCGCTTCGGCATCGGCCAGGGCGATCACCCCGTCCACGGTGATGCGCGAGCGGATCGCCGGCCAGTCGAAGGCCTTCAGCAGCGGCTTGGGCAGGGCCAGGCCCGAGGTCTCGATCAGGATGTGATCGGGCCGCGCCGGCATCGCCATCAGCTTTTCCAGCGTCGGGATGAAGTCGTCGGCGACGGTGCAGCAGATGCAGCCGTTCGACAGTTCCAGGATGTTCTCGGCCGGGCAATTCTCGTCGGCGCAGGATTTCAGGATGTCGCCGTCGACGCCCATGGTGCCGAATTCATTGACCAGCACCGCCAGCCGCTTGCCCTGCGGGTTCTGCATCAGGTGGCGGATCAGCGTGGTCTTGCCGGCACCCAGGAAGCCGGTGATGACGGTGACGGGGGTCTTGGTCAGGTCGGTCATGATTCATCCAGTCGGGGGGCCAAGGGGGGAGGAATGCGCGCGATGCTGCGCTTGCGGAAAATCGGGCTGCGCTCGCGCCAGGGCACGATGCCGTCGGGCGTGGCGGCATAGGCGCTGGCGCCTTGCAGGATCTCGGCGGCGTCCGCGGGTTCCATGCGGCCATAGACATAGGTCCAGCGGTCGGGGCCGCTCAGCGCGATGGCGGCGCCATTGGAACAGGCCGAGAGGCATTCGACCGGACGGATGGTCACGCCCGCCGGATCGGGGTGGCGCAGCAGCGCCGCCATCAGCCGCTGTCCCGGCACGGGCTGGCCGTCGACGACGGGCTCGCCGGCACGGCAGGTGATGCAGACATGCAGCGTCACGGTCATGCCTCAGCTCCCCTGGTCATGGCGGCATGAGGCAGGGCGGTCGCCCGAACCCCAGCAGGAACACCCCGTCCGCCGGTCAATCCTTCTGCGCGGCAGGTCTCCCGGCTTGCGGATTCGGGCCAGGCCCACGGGCGTCCCACCTTCCCGGCATGTGCCAGTGGCTTTGGACGACCTTTCCGGTCACGGTCGCGGGGGCGGCTGCTTTCGGGTATAACCCGTCGCATTCCCTTTTCACCTGTCATGGGACAGGAACCGGCGCAGCCGAAGCTGTGCCCCCCACGCCCCCGCTTGTCAAGCAAAGGAGTCCCCGATGTCCGCCGATCCCCCCGAAGACGAGAACGCCCGCCACGCCCAGAAGATGGCCAAGGTCAAGGCCGCTCGCGACCGCATGATGGCCGGCAAGCAGGGCGAAAAGGGCCTGATCATCGTCCATACCGGCAAGGGCAAGGGGAAATCTTCTTCCGGCTTCGGCATGATCCTGCGCTGCATCGCCCACGGCATGCCCTGCGCGGTGGTGCAGTTCATCAAGGGCGCCTGGGACACCGGCGAGCGGCGGCTGCTGACAACGCATTTCGCCAATCTCTGCCAGTTCCACGCCATGGGCGAGGGCTTCACCTGGGAAACCCAGGACAAGGCCCGCGACGTCGCCGCCGCCCGCGCCGGCTGGGAAAAGGCCAAGGCGCTGATCCGCGACCCCGAGATCCGCATGGTGCTGCTCGACGAGATCAACATCGCGCTGCGCTACGACTATCTGGACGTGGCCGAGGTCGTGGCTTTCCTGCGCGACGAAAAGCCGCCTATGACCCATGTCGTGCTGACCGGCCGCAACGCCAAGCCGGAACTGATCGAGGCCGCCGATCTGGTCACCGAGATGGAGGTGGTCAAGCATCCGTTCCGCGACGGCATCAAGGCGCAGCCGGGGGTGGAATTCTGACGCGGCATGGTGTCATCTGCCCCGGCCGATACACGAGCGATTTCGAAAGGGATGTTGCAGGATGATTTTCAGACAAGGACTTGTTGCGCTGCTGGCCTTCTGCCCGTTTTCGGCAGCCTGGGCGGTGCCGGCCAGCGACGAGGGCGCCGCCAGGCTGAAGGGCGTCTTCCAGACCTATTTCGGCGCGGTCGAGGGCGTGGTCAGCGTCACGCCCCAGGGCGACAGCTACGAATTGCGGATCGACCCGGCGCCGCTGCTGGCGCAGGTTCCCGACGATCAGGCGCAGATCACCGTCTCGCCCCTGACCTATGAGCTGACCGACAATGGCGACGGCAGCTGGGGCGTCAGCGAGGACCAGGTGCTCAGCTGGTCGGTGGCGGTGCCGAAGATGTTCGAGCAGAAGGGCTCGACCCGGATCGAATCGACCGGCACCTGGGACGAGGCGCTGATGAGCTTTCGCGACCAGAAGGCGGTGATGACGGATTACGTCATCGATTCGGTGCAATATGGTCCGCCGATGGCGGCCGACGGCGCCCCGGCCGATCCCTCGGCCGAGCCGCAGGTCATATCGCGCGACCACCAGTCCACCGCGCGGATGGAGACGGCCCTGACCGGCACCGCCGGCAAAGCGGGCGGCGTCGATCAGGCGATGAGCTTCACCGCCACCGACCTTGCCCAGCGACAGGAGGTCGCGATGGGCCCCGGCGGCGCGCCGATGCTGATCGAGGTCTCGGCCCCCGGCTACGGCGGCCAGGCGCAGATCGCGGGCGCGCGCACGGACGGCATCCTGTCGATGCTGGCATGGTTCGTCGCCCATCCCTCGCAGGAGCTGATCAAGGGTTCGCAAGAGGGCCTGCGCGACAAGCTCGCCGCTGCCATGCCGCTTTGGGACGACCTGTCGATGGACATGGACATGCGCGACCTGAAGGTCGTTTCGCCGGTCGGCACATTCGGGCTGGCTTCGGCCAAGATCGGCATCGGCATGTCCGGCGCCACGCCCGACGGTCGGTTCCAAGAGCGTTTCACCCTGTCCGGCCTGACCGTGCCGGAAGGCGTGCTGCCGCCCTGGGCGGCGCCGATCCTGCCGCAAGAGGTGACGCTGGACTTCGCCGCCTCGCATTTCGACCTGGCGGCGCCGGCGAAGCTGCTGATCGAGACCTTCGACCTGAATGCCGACGATCCGCTGGCGAAGCTGTCGCCCGAGCAGGTTCAGCAGGCGCTGCTGCCCGATGGCAAGGCGGCACTGAAGCTGGCGCCGTCGCAGATCAAGGGCGACGGCTATCAGATCGACTATCGCGGCGACATGGCCGTGGGGCCGGGGGCCGCACCGGTGGGCTCGGCGCTGATCGAGGCGACGGGGCTCGACAAGGTCGAGGCCGCGCTGGCCGCCGCCCCGCAAGAGCAGGCCGCGCAGCCGCTGATGATGCTGCGCATGGCCCGCGCCATGTCGAAACCCGACGGCAGCGGCGGCAACAGCTGGGACATCCAGATGGCCGAAACCGGCGTGGTCACCGTCAACGGCCAGCCGATGGGGCCCGCCACCCCGCAGTAACCGCCGCAGGCCCGCGCCGGATCGCCTCTGTCCGAATTGCCGGACAGCGGTATTCCGGCCGGGTCTCGGGAAAGCCGCAGGGCGCCCCGCCCCGCCGGGATCCGGCGGGGCTATCTTTTTTCCCAGCCGGGCGCGGTATTCGCCTGCCAGCCCGCGCGGTGCAGCAGCGGCGTGTCGTCGGTGAACTCGGGCCAGCCGAGGCACAGGAGCGCGGTGAATTCCCAGCTTTCCGGCACCCGCAGCAGTGGCCCGATATGTGCCGGGTCCAGGATCGAGACCATGCCCAGCCCCAGCCCGCGCACCCGCGCCGCCAGCCACAGCGTATGGATCGCCATGGCGGTGGACTGGTGCAGTGTCGCCGGCATGGTGGCGCGGCCAAGGCCGTGGCCCTCGGCCGGGTCGGTCTTGGTGAAGACCGCCAGCCAGACCGGCGCGCGGTCGAGCCCGGCCAGCTTCAAGGCGTCATAGGCCTGGCGCTGCGCGCCCTGGTAGCCGGCGGCGGCTTCGGCATTGCAACGGATGAAATCGGCGCGGATCTCGGCCCGCAGGTCCGGGCTTTCGACGCGGATCACCCGCCAGGGCCGGGAGTTGCCGACCGAGGGCGAAAGCTCCATCGCCTCGTGCAATTCCTCCAGCAGGGGCTCGGGCACCGGGTCGGTGCGGAAATGCCGCATGTCGCGGCGCCAGCGCAGGATGCGGTCGAGCGTATCGCGGTCGGCATCATTGAATTGGGTCATGGCCAGTCCAGCTCCACCCAGACCAGACGATGCGCGGAAGCGGTCAGCGCCGCCTTGGCGAGCGGCCCCTCGGCCGGCCAGAACACGCCCGAATCGATCACTTTCAACCCTTTCGCGGGCAGGACGTAATCCACGCGCAGGTTGCCCGGCGGCTTGTCGTCGGGCCAGTCGCCGGTGTCCAGCGCCGGATCGCCCTTGTGGCCGGCGTTGACGCCGCCCGTCGCCGCCGCGCCGCCGGCGCTGCGGGGCAGGGGGTCGGTGACATGCGCCATGATCGCCGCCAGCGCCTGCGGCCGGCCCTCGCTGTCCAGCGGATCGAGGTTCAGGTTGCCGGCCAGCACGAAGGGCGCATCGGGCAGG from Paracoccus aminovorans includes:
- a CDS encoding DUF1636 family protein; amino-acid sequence: MTVTLHVCITCRAGEPVVDGQPVPGQRLMAALLRHPDPAGVTIRPVECLSACSNGAAIALSGPDRWTYVYGRMEPADAAEILQGASAYAATPDGIVPWRERSPIFRKRSIARIPPPLAPRLDES
- the cobO gene encoding cob(I)yrinic acid a,c-diamide adenosyltransferase, whose amino-acid sequence is MSADPPEDENARHAQKMAKVKAARDRMMAGKQGEKGLIIVHTGKGKGKSSSGFGMILRCIAHGMPCAVVQFIKGAWDTGERRLLTTHFANLCQFHAMGEGFTWETQDKARDVAAARAGWEKAKALIRDPEIRMVLLDEINIALRYDYLDVAEVVAFLRDEKPPMTHVVLTGRNAKPELIEAADLVTEMEVVKHPFRDGIKAQPGVEF
- the cobN gene encoding cobaltochelatase subunit CobN produces the protein MHVVFRESRGLEDAEVPTDPGQSPADLVVLSYSDSDLGAFAAGWHRAAGGLPSLRLCNLSALRHPVSVDQYCETTLSGARAVLVRLIGGEAYWPYGAASLQDLARRRGIALAFLPADGRPDPALERLSTLPPPMLHRLTALCDEGGAVAAQMALAELARAAGLPAAAVEGQAAIPAFGFYDPDRGVIDRPIPGLLVSFYRSYLTAADLGPVDALIRALRDAGLPATGVFAPSLKAAGVADFLAPHLPGVAAVVNLTAFSARDDAGATPFDGADCPVFQAALSTAPRALWAAEDRGLSAADLAMHVVLPEVDGRIFLGAVSFKEPQPRDPDLQCARLVHAPDAALIAAAVARIKARLALPAARRAVVLSTYPGKAHQLAHAVGLDALASAGAMLGIGHADLGRRLLAERLHWPLADYLRALAALPAPLRDDLHAAWGEPPAQGFRFAAIRQGPDLIALQPERGAVATRSDDYHDLSRTPCHDYVAFYLWLRTQAQALVHMGAHGTLEWLPGKSVALSGECWPQALLGDLPVIYPFIVNDPGEAAQAKRRLSAVTLGHLPPPLVDAAVPENLAHLERLLDEYSTADGLDPRRRDRLIGAIRDEARAAGVEADLGLPPDAAPSEAIPLIDRFLCDLKDSRFGDGLHVYGTVPGEAEGLARALAGRHVAPGPSGSPARGRRDVLPTGRNLFTVDPRAVPSRNAHTQGVKLAEELLRRHLQDHGDWPRGLVVDLWGSATMRTAGEEFAMALHLAGMAPRWDAASGRVAGIEILPLAELRRPRIDVTLRVSGLFRDIFPGLAQLFETGAEALAARDEDAADNPYLARAPRVFGPKPGLYGLGIAELAETFTDEARQAAGEAWLAASSHAIAADGTIAHRPQAIRDRLAGADAFVHAQDLPESDLLLAGDYAAHEAGFAAAMVRIGAPAPALYHLDATRPDRPRARLLTEEIARVTRARAADPRWADGMMRHGFRGAAEIAATLDHMAAFANLAGVVPGHLFDLYHQATLARPELVAFMQRENPQALAAMRALFARLLESGLWTSRRNSVLAELKP
- the cobW gene encoding cobalamin biosynthesis protein CobW, coding for MTDLTKTPVTVITGFLGAGKTTLIRHLMQNPQGKRLAVLVNEFGTMGVDGDILKSCADENCPAENILELSNGCICCTVADDFIPTLEKLMAMPARPDHILIETSGLALPKPLLKAFDWPAIRSRITVDGVIALADAEAVAAGRFAPDEAAVEAQRAADDSLDHETPLSEVFEDQIACADIVLLSKADLAGEAGLAAARAAIEAEAPRKLPILPLTDGVIDPRVILGLGAAAEDDLDARPSHHDGADDHEHDDFDSVVIELPEIADPADLVARIERLARERNVLRVKGHVAVAGKPMRLLVQAVGERVRHQFDRPWGDQPRLSRLVVIAEHDDIDEAAIREVLHG
- the bluB gene encoding 5,6-dimethylbenzimidazole synthase; translated protein: MTQFNDADRDTLDRILRWRRDMRHFRTDPVPEPLLEELHEAMELSPSVGNSRPWRVIRVESPDLRAEIRADFIRCNAEAAAGYQGAQRQAYDALKLAGLDRAPVWLAVFTKTDPAEGHGLGRATMPATLHQSTAMAIHTLWLAARVRGLGLGMVSILDPAHIGPLLRVPESWEFTALLCLGWPEFTDDTPLLHRAGWQANTAPGWEKR
- a CDS encoding precorrin-8X methylmutase — its product is MHRYETDGAAIYRQSFATIRAEADLARFSPEEEPVVVRMIHAAGLVGLERDVVFSPGMAEAARKALEAGAPILCDARMVSEGITRPRLPAGNRVLCTLQDPRVPDLAAAMGNTRSAAALELWRDDLAGAVVAIGNAPTALFHLLNMLKDPACPRPAAIIGCPVGFVGAAESKQALIEDLPAPALIVRGRLGGSAITVAAVNALASRKE